The region CCGCCAGAACTCAAACGCTGTGAGCGCTTCCAGATTCATCGCCtgtatgaataatacaaggagattagaATGGGTTCCAGGCTACATCTCTCCCTGATTTTGCTCACAGTCTATTTTTGTCTCGTCCTTTATTCGTTGACGAGAATGTCAATCAATTTAGTTATAGTTTTAGTCTCAACCGTTTCGTTTTCGTCCCTAAAACTCTATTAGTGacgaaaataatgaaattaacacTGAGATGCAGGTAATGGCccgcgtcacactgcattagcttatcattggcattagcctagcaatagcaataatgtAGCAacagtattaacctagcatcaacattagcattgcattaatattgacctagaattaacattagcattaacctagcatcaatattaacattagcatagtaATAGCATTAGAACTtcaacctagcaatagcattagcctagtattagcattaacccagcattaactttaacctagcaatagcattagcctagcaatagggTATTAACAataactgctctatttatattgtagtttccaatgttgtcagtgtttttaattttcattcacgtacttcctatgacaatttgtgtacccctgggggtacccgtacctcaCTTTGGGAACTTACGCAGTAGAGCAACTGTAGCATGTGCGCACTGTCACGTTTGTCCGTTGGCAAACCTTTAGGAAAAGTAGCtcaatatttgtatatatagtATTCAATACAAGTAAATGTAATGCCTATTTTCTCCACTGGGGTTCACACTGGGTTACCCCCACTTCCCACTGGATGTTTCTGTTGCATCACGGCAACAGAGCTTACCATTCTAGTAaagggctgtgtttgaaatgtcccACTCTGTAccatacactacaaactcaatgagtatatactgtctactactgtatatactataagtatgattaggccGTTCCCAATGAAGtacacttccaagtttcccaagatgcatttggaacctacaacaacaaaaacctgaagcacattgaggctaaatatctctgattgTCCACCTTTGAATGTTCTGacaacatttgaagtgagaatatcaacatgtgctcatttgatccataaaacgcacggaaacacatttcattctgatttttcagagaccctccattgtgctactgatcaaacttctggttaacttcaaaacaagagccctatttagaaaaggtaaaaaacattaaagaaagactagaagatatgcttttgttttgaaaatgtgatgtttgatttttagttctGCACTCACAGTGAGACAGTTGTAGGTAAAGAAGCTGGTCACACGTAGGCCTCCTTTAACAGGGTCAGCTTTAACCTCGGCTCCTGGGAACAGAACGCTCAGGTCCAACGCGGGCAACTCCAGGTCCGGCTGAGGGCCCACGTACAGGTTCAGGGTCTGCATGGCCGCTAGTCTCTGCAGACTGTAGCTGATCTGcagagagggggcggggcttcagaGTTTTATATTGAAATCTCAGACTTTGAcatagaagtaaaaaaaatatcaaactgATAGTCATTGTTTGTATGGTTAATATAAAATATCAATACCAAGCCTACAACAACACATATTAAtgaaataacaattaaaaatttCTTATAGCAACAATGATGtaatataaatgaattaatagCAACATTTCACCTTCATCTGACCTAGTTACTAATATAAAgtatttacattttgaaataatttaattatttttaattgaatgatttaaatgtttttttttgttatgaagCCACAATATCTTAAATAAAAAGGCTTAAGTCTAAAATTAATTTCTTATATAATGACTGTGTGTATGGACTCGctattaaattaaacattattctaatacacttaaaatgtttttatatatatatatatatatatatacacataaaatCTAGaccagaaaatgaaataaatccataACTCATGAAGAAAGAGTTgcatcaaaattaaaatactgtatatttttaatgaaagacaagaaaaatgttgcaggcaaaataaaaatgttttaaattatttgataAGAAGGAGAAATGTGTGATTTCGTTTGATAAACTGAAAAACTTTGAGTTTAATAAAAGGAAGGTAAAAAATCAACAGTGAATTGGTTTTTGTCTTCATTCTCAGAGTGAATCAGCGGTTTGTAATCAGAGTATTTGGTCGTTCCAGTGTCTGTtagttgtatttattcattcatattcTATCTAATAAAGAGTGTGATGTTGGTAGAAAGCACCTCTGTGTAGAGCAGGAAGCGGACCAGCTCCTCACTGAGCTTCTCCAGCGCTCTGCGGGACACGCCCTGGCCCTGGCCTGGTTCCTCCACCTCGCTCTGTCTGAGCTGAGCCAGCAGGAGGCGCTCCCACTCCGCCCTCAGGCCCAGAGCCGTGGAGAGGGTCTTCAGAGCCTCGTTCTGCTCCTTGAGCTGCAGCTCCAGCCAGCCGTCCACCACCAGCCGCGTGCAGTCCGCGTTGGTGTCCAACGAGTCACAGACCAACAGCAGAGCCTGGAGAACAGAAAGGATTGATCACTGCTGAAGGAACCCACTCATGTTTctgttctctgtgtgtgtgaagtcGTGGGTCTCACCTGCAGTGCAGGAACTCTCACACAGTTGGACAGATACGGCCTGTTGGTCTCCAGCAGCGTGACGAAGGACAGAAGCTGATGTTTGCTGCTCAACTTCTTCTCTGGGcctgaaacatgtaaacaaagacaaccAAGTAAAgaaaagaggacaaaaacattattctaaatcctctcacaggtcagatagtggagcccagagttcacagcaaacatggtgatgctgcttttagttgttatgctgcaaagaagtggaacaaactgcgagcagagctgaagtcagcatcacatgtgaacatttttaaatccaaggtAAAGgcactatttttctctactgagAGGAAGATTTATAacaattttattgttgattttaaagtttttactgctgattttaatgtttttactgctaatttctcctctgttattcgtgaatggATCAGGAttaaatttggtaggtataatctatggatgtgtacgcattgacgctcggagcccgatttttgatttggggcccagaaagaaataaaaaagagtcaatttctcatttatttgcgagtcaaatattccgacggttggtggtaccgaatcattggtacataccaatatataaatggggcccttTACCCTGTATGTGTCATGGGGGCACTAGGGggtccatttttcaaatgactactcctccattagttcttgttagatcaaaatgcagtttggtatgaatactctatgaatgaatttGATGAGACGCTTGGAGTCCTTCTTTTAaaaccccccatttccggtaatttacaattttatgggaacatagtcgtgtgatatatcgttttaaaggtaattcaatgtagattacgattatgcctcgcacaattcaatTAGGGGCCCAAGGGACGcccttttttaggcaatttacattgaagtcgttttctcatttatttgtgagtcaaatattgcgacagttggtggtaccgaatcactgacacataccaatatatgaatgtgatccattactccgtatgtgccacgggagcgccagtcatttgactgaattctcgggaacatgCTACGTGCTAATCGCCGTGAAAACGTTCCGCGGACCTagccgtagttcatccgaacttgttattgctgattttaatgtttttactgctgattttaatgtttttactgctactGTCACTGTTTTTacgctgattttaatgtttttactgcagatttcaatgtttttatgctgattttaatgttcttattgatttttaaattgttaaacgttttctgttgcacttttttaatTGCCTTgcgtatgaaatgcactataccaATAAATTTGTCTCGCATTTCTTCATTTACACAGAACCTATTTTAGTGGAAGAGATAACGTGATCCACtgctgcagtgtttttcaaccttgtgggGTCCCCTGAAGCTGAAAAtgaaatggggtcgcctgaaaagtctagtaataataaaataaaaaataaatatttaaaattatatatttttttgtatttttcattattattgttcttttttaaatgaaaccaCCACACACAAGATAGGGTATAACTTAAGAGGGAAATCAAATCTTATTGTCTGTGGAGTTAAACTGGAACTGtactaaatgtaaaataattttaaacataattccgtttaaaaagaagaataaagaaATGATTCTTCAGAGATGTGTTGATAAATATTTACCACAATGTGCTCGCTTGTTTGGAATAAAAAGTTGCAGGACATGGTACATTATTTGTAAAGGAGGTatggtaaatgtaaaaaaaaaacaattattgcaTGGTTTGTGTCAGTATTACATTGCATTGATAATTCTCAAAATGTTAGTAAATTTGTTTAAGTTAggaaatctataaaaaaaattaaagggaTAGGATTATATAAGTTTATGCTTCTTCCTACTCTtcgttcatgtaaactgagaatttcttatttcttgatgttaatttattttattctgtttgaaactgtttttaagatcaattacattttaaatcttgttgtttatttgatgtttctactgatgatttaaaatttttttactgtttattttaatgttcatattgatttttggcctgttgagtgttttatgttgaactttttgatcatgtaaagcacattgaattgccttgcgTATGAAATGTACTATACAAACACATTTGCCTTGtcttgaaattgtttgttttcctgtctAAAATTTGCAGCCCACTTAGAATCAAACTACTTTGTATCCTTCAATGAGGATCCAAATATTGaaacattattttgtgtgtgtgtgtgtgtgtgtggacagttGTACCCATTTCCCCGCCGTCATCCTCAAACACCTGTAACACCTCGGGGTCGGAGGCGAACACGCTGGTCGGGTGGATGACCACTCCCTGTTTATTCTTGGTGTGAAACACCTGCAAACAATCCTAGCATCAGACCATTGTTGGTGTCGTTTTTAACCCTCGGTTCTTAAAGCACGGGGGATGGAGACGGGCTGACCTGCTCTGAGTCCTTGCGTGTGGAGTTGTGCGTGTCGGGCAGAGCCAGCTGAGGGTACAGTCCTCTGCAGAGCAGCAGCTTGAGCAGAGCCTGTTGACGGGAGGTCAGTTCCTGACCTACCGCCTCCTGCAGCTCAGACACGTTGTGGCGCAGCTTGAACTTCACTTCCTATTTGGGAAGGGTTGAAAAGTCAGAAGAAAACCCTGGTTTTTATAGGTACACTGTAAACTAATAAAcatataagacacagaggcaagctacaatgacctcGTGAAGGATTTTTAATTCCCACGTGAGGATCAAATTTCTTTCTTACAATCCCACAtacagttatgggccaatgaaaatagtagaAAAAATTTGggtatttcaaaaaaaaatgacgagtgaaaatcaacacatacccccctAACAGAATTTGCCAAATCACAGAAAGTGTTCTCCGATCAaagtaaaaatgtacagtgtggcTAGTAAATTActacagaacaattggtaaaaatttcagaattttttgagaccaaagtgcgtgggatgtcccaAAAATCTGTTTAAATGACATCCCTGCTTTAGAAGCTGAACTGTACTCTGAGCTCACCTGGATGTCCATGCTCTGCCTTGATTGGTCCTTGTCCTTCCTCTTCCTGCGTGTCCCCTCAGTGTCCGACCCGGAGGACGACGCTCCGTCCTGGTTCTCCTCCATCCTCAGAACTTTACGTTTGCTGCCCTCCTGCAGCTCGTGTTGTCTCTTCATCTGGTGCAGCCTCCTCCTCTCCGTCAGACGCTCTCTGCGCTGCCCTCGGTCGCCAGCAGAGGGAGCACCGCTGTCCTCAGACTCTACCAGGCTGTGGCTCTTTAGCAGCTCCTGGTTACACCGAAGAGCAGATGTGCACATTGGTAATGATCGGTTTTAAATACTGGTGGTTATTAGTTTCCTGGGATACTAATAATCTTATCAGTATCGGCCCAATAAAACCCATATTGATTAATCATTACTTCATACCCAATACCTTTGTTTTCAGCAGTAACTAAGTAAGtgcttctcaaccttttcagtccgcaaaccccaaaataaaggttccagagagcggggacccccactgtacctgtaggtggttgaacacagacatgaacattgaagtacagtcatgtggagaaagggccatctataagggggaataaagcgGAGatctttttggggtccatccataaagtcagcaaaatgatgctccattgttctatgaatctgtgataaccacgtttatttttttatctgattAATGTCCACCcctatccaggaagtttattatctTTTGACCATAGTATACAGTCatgttaaagtaaaaataaaatgggttaaaagtgattaaaaatggtggaaaaggttttaaaatgggatttaaaaaccacaggacTTGGCTAAAAGTTACAAATCAgattggccaaaaacagacagaaaaagggttcaaagtgtcaatattggtttaaaagtggcagaaaaaagtaggaacaattagtttaaacaatggacaaaaataagcattaaatttggtaaaaagaggataaaagtgacaataatggatcaacattaggtgggaaaagtggtgccgaaaatgacttgaaagtggaataaatgtgcagaaaaagcattgaaatttgatggagcagtgtcagaaatgggtgtaatgcagcaaaaatgcattaaaaggagcaaaaaatatagcaaatttggtgtagttgcagaaaaaagggaaacacatggaaaaatgggcttaaattgttcataaaacattcttagtttctggcgaccccaaggttgagaaccccgaaataagttactctttaaaaaataaataaataaataattaatacaaatatgatgtaTTCTTTCTTTGCGGCCTGGTACCTGATGGTCCACAGAGCGGTCTGTGGAAGAAATTAaaacgtgtgtgcgtgcgtgtgtgtatgtgccttGAACTGCCGCCGCAGGTTGACCATCTcgtagagccgctgctcctccAGACCTCTCCTCCTGCACCACTTCCTGGATCCACTCCCTCTCTCCTTCTTCACCTGAGGACATCAGAGGACAAACACTAACGTGAGTATCACAAGTCCTGATCTGTGCACAGGAGAGCGGAGCCTTCACTGACCTCCACCCAGGCGTTAAAGGTGTTGAGCAGAGTGAAGGGGTCTCCGTGGCTGCTCTGCAGTGGTTGGCGGGCCGTGGCACAGTCCGGGTTCTGCTGTGAGCTGCGCAGGAAGGGCGACTGAACGCTGAGCGCCGCCGCCACAGTCAGTACGGGCTCCAGCAGGTTGAACAAGGAGCCCAGAACCAGCATCTTCCCTGAAGGACATGATGTGAGCTCTCATGACCTTTAACCTCACGGGTTTCATTTCACTCTTACACtagcacagtggttcccaacctttttcttgtcatgaccccatttttacatcacaaatttatttaactttcttcctcttcctgcactgttctgtgatattatgtattgttttttttaatgtacaaaatagatcaataaagaatgaaaatcaaattttttaaaaaaattaaaaaatataattttaatgactattttttttaaatttcattagacattttagtttagtttagtttactaattaaaaaatatatatttttaattcatattttatttaatagtaatattttgtttgtttttttattacttgaCATTTAagatattttgattttattcatttattctttttttatgagATAGACATAGACCTCATAGATCTACACCATAAACACACTCTTATttacattgtcggaaaagttttgtggattgcattgtgggatgtggagtcctgtaaacggAGGCATAACAGTTTTTACTTCCAAAGCCAGCTAACTAGCTGATAGCATGGCTAGGCAGCAGCGGCACACGTTGAATGAATGGGAAGTAAAATTTTAATAATCTTGGTTTATAACTAAGCTTTAAAAAGttagaaatcaaaataaaaaaataatttttattttttgaatttttttaataagaCCTGAATCCAGCTGTGAGAGTCCTCCTACCTATGACGACGTCAACCGGCAGCTGTGCAAGCAAACGCCCGATAGACGTCAGTTCACCGCGGGCGTCGAGCGCCCCCTGCTGCCTGAGGTAGGTGACTGCAGTCTGGATGCTGGCAGCTGGAGGAGGATCAatgaagacaaaagaaagaGGATCCCCGAGATTCATGCTCTtcatctgcacacacacacacacacacacacacacacacacacacgatcatCCATCTAAAGCAAACTTTGTTTTCACCATAATACAACTGAAACGGtttgataaaaactaaaaaagaaaacatgacaatgcaaaaagataaaatataaaacataaattacattACCACAGACAAAGCtgtatgaatttaaaaaaaaaaaaaaatcaataaataaaatatactacaaatatataatgaacaattataaaataataaatatatgttttcaatatcataaatcaactttttgggctctagcatctcttatttctgattccaagtaccccctttgtccgactacaacgtTTTGCTGAAAATACTATGGAACAAAAAACAGCTatatagcataatgatggatgaatgagtgataacacacattttaaagaatctcatttagtaaataagtggtaagaaacagtatttagtgtctcctgaatagatttattttatccTGTGATTTCAGTTCATATTCtattcaagatcatttctatcatcattatgaaataatttttaactaaaaataaacattgtaaaatgCCATATTTTTAAAGcatccccccccacacacacacacagtctttcTCTCTTTGTAGTGCCTACTGTAGGACCACCTTTACTACAGTATATTATAATActacaatataatatacataatataatttaatttaattgcatatatttaggtattaagtgatgtttttatttatgacatatatacagtatgtagttgctttttttatctatttatttttaattatggcagagttggtcctccatagtttatttgtgtttactgCACACTCCTGCTGCATGATTGCATTTCGTCCTCGCTGTGTTGTTCAGTTTGCCCAGAGAACCATTATATACAAACTAATACTATTATTCTTTTACTGTATTCTTTAAATTTATTTTGCTATGTGTATGTTATGCACATAATAACAACTTTAAATCCTTGTATCCTTGAAATGTCCATGATATGTGTGAGTTAAGATGCTGTGAGGAAGACGAGAACCTGCAGGATGAGGGAGTCCAGAGCCACCCTGTGTATTTCAGGTACTGGGTAGGAAGCGAAGGCGTCGTAGTCAGACTCTGCGTACAGACGGTAACACACACCGGGACCCGTACGACCAGCTCTGCCTTTCCTCTGCTCTGAGCTGGCCCTGCTGATCCAGAACTCCTGCAGACGCTGCATCTTTGCTTTGGGATCGAAACTCATCTCTTTCACCTTTCCTATAGAAGACAACAAAAAGGATGAATTCAGATTTACATTTGGAGGGGATTTTACATTGCACAAAGCGTCATAACGCTtcctgaaataaaaacaacactgcacCTGAGTCCACCACAAATCGTACGCCGTCGATTGTGACCGAGGTCTCTGCGATGTTTGTGGAGATGATGCACTTCCTCACTCCGACCGGAGAGATGTCAAACACCTGCAGGGTTAAACACGTGAGCAGGACTTTAGCAATAATTAATTACTATCTTGGTTTCAGAGGGCGGAGCTAGCCGTGCCTTGTCCTGCTGTGCGATGGACAGCGTGCTGTGCAGCGGGAGGATGATCCAGCGCCGTGTGTGCGTGGCGTACACCTGACACGCCTCCTGGATGGTGGAGATCTCCGCCATGCCGCTGAGGAACAGCAGCAGGTCGCCGCGCTCCTCGGGCGGGTAGCGCTGGTCGATGCCCTGCAGGATGCGCAGGTATGGCCTGGGGTCCAGTTTCTCAGAGCGAGACGGCTGCTCCTCGGATGGGATTGGCTGATAAATCacctgaaaatacatttattcattacACTGCACAATAAAATCAAGAAAGTAACATTCAAAAGTCATAATACAAACCCAACCAACTTGTATTTAAAGAAATTTAAATCTAAGGCTGAGGTTAATCACATCGTAGGAATCACCTTTTCTTTGAATGTTAGTGTGTGAGACTGTTTTGGATGGATGTTGAAATTCTATTTAATAAAAACCTAGAGAACGATAAAATAAggatagataaaaaaaaacaactcatctGTAAATAGTAAATGAAGACATATGCTGAATATGATTATTATACATTCACAATCACAAATACTTTAGTTTAAATGATTCCAGTcccttttaaagctcttttagCAGTGAGGACGACACTGTTAATCCTGAGCAAACCTTGAGCTACATTTAGTTGAAATCACATTTTAGTGTTTgagttttgtcttgttttagttaaaaaaaatattgtccttggaaatcagctttatttttagtctttttgggtaatttgacagttttgctgtactgtaaaaaaaaatttaaaaagtaaaaaaaaaatccattgtaAGCATACCTTTACCTTtgtgtttaatcatttaaactaAGAATCTACCTAAGGCCTGTtagaaaaagtgcaataaatacTCAAGTTCTTGTTTGTCTTTGA is a window of Gouania willdenowi chromosome 13, fGouWil2.1, whole genome shotgun sequence DNA encoding:
- the dhx34 gene encoding putative ATP-dependent RNA helicase DHX34, whose amino-acid sequence is MDQHRRTDSRSWDWDNQHCRAQMDQIFFREQDYIRAGSSEHREFWSFFDRFQRFRMKKEMCGSRREDCRDAGTKSKLDLGLPAEYDARYRINVSVCSRDMEERLGRADHRHRQRSSEPGPEEVADCRLALLHFLDFSQKQSFGKLSKLRREQKCLPIFQYKDRIVELVRRHPVVVVAGDTGCGKSTQVPQYLLSAGFNHIACTQPRRIACISLAKRVSFESLNQYGSKVGYQIRFETSRTAITKLIFLTEGLLLRQIQLEKTLEQYQVLIVDEVHERHLHCDFLLGVLRSLLADRPDLRLILMSATINIKLFSNYFGSAPVLQVPGRLFPIQVIYQPIPSEEQPSRSEKLDPRPYLRILQGIDQRYPPEERGDLLLFLSGMAEISTIQEACQVYATHTRRWIILPLHSTLSIAQQDKVFDISPVGVRKCIISTNIAETSVTIDGVRFVVDSGKVKEMSFDPKAKMQRLQEFWISRASSEQRKGRAGRTGPGVCYRLYAESDYDAFASYPVPEIHRVALDSLILQMKSMNLGDPLSFVFIDPPPAASIQTAVTYLRQQGALDARGELTSIGRLLAQLPVDVVIGKMLVLGSLFNLLEPVLTVAAALSVQSPFLRSSQQNPDCATARQPLQSSHGDPFTLLNTFNAWVEVKKERGSGSRKWCRRRGLEEQRLYEMVNLRRQFKELLKSHSLVESEDSGAPSAGDRGQRRERLTERRRLHQMKRQHELQEGSKRKVLRMEENQDGASSSGSDTEGTRRKRKDKDQSRQSMDIQEVKFKLRHNVSELQEAVGQELTSRQQALLKLLLCRGLYPQLALPDTHNSTRKDSEQVFHTKNKQGVVIHPTSVFASDPEVLQVFEDDGGEMGPEKKLSSKHQLLSFVTLLETNRPYLSNCVRVPALQALLLVCDSLDTNADCTRLVVDGWLELQLKEQNEALKTLSTALGLRAEWERLLLAQLRQSEVEEPGQGQGVSRRALEKLSEELVRFLLYTEISYSLQRLAAMQTLNLYVGPQPDLELPALDLSVLFPGAEVKADPVKGGLRVTSFFTYNCLTDSKDLYSECLRTFFSCPHCDLYMPLTPLERMHHEASCRPASELQPTEEDAERGKTKSSAASSLTRVYHCDVCNEDLTLTSTEILKHKRQHMAV